The following nucleotide sequence is from Streptomyces bathyalis.
GGCCTCGCTGGACTCGCTGGGCGAGGGGGCGGGCTCGCTGGGCGAGGGGGACTCCTCGCACACCGGCGACATCTTGGTCTCGTTGACGTCGAACTTGTCGTCGTCAACGGCGTCGATCGCCAGGCGCAGCTCGAGCGGAGAGGTGTGCTTGGGCAGGTTCACCTTCTTGTCGAAGGTCTTGCCGAAAGTCTCGTTCACCAGGGTCTTGTCACCCGCGGTGATCTTGATGGTGTTGCCCTGTTCGCTGTAGTTCTCCAGGTGGATGCTCGTCGTGTAGCAGTCCACCTCCCAGCCCGGAACGTGGGCGGAGGCCGGAGTGGCGACGAACATCCCGGCACCGACGAGAGCGGCAGCACCCGTGGCGACGGCGGCGGTGCGGTGCCATCTGTGGCGTATAGCGGTCATGATCTCCCTCTGCGGATGAAGAAGTGATGCGAGCGGTGGTCGTGCGAGGACAGCACGGTACTCCCCGGTACATCACTGGTCGCGCCCGCCCCTCAAAAGGCCAAGAGGCCCTGAAAAAGGGGCAGTTCAGGCGTGGTGGCGTGTGATGCGCTGAGCTC
It contains:
- a CDS encoding LAETG motif-containing sortase-dependent surface protein; translation: MTAIRHRWHRTAAVATGAAALVGAGMFVATPASAHVPGWEVDCYTTSIHLENYSEQGNTIKITAGDKTLVNETFGKTFDKKVNLPKHTSPLELRLAIDAVDDDKFDVNETKMSPVCEESPSPSEPAPSPSESSEAPAPSEPSTAPQGGGDDLAETGASSATPMIAGAAGVVLVAGAGLVVVARKRRSAQD